A window of the Tachysurus fulvidraco isolate hzauxx_2018 chromosome 6, HZAU_PFXX_2.0, whole genome shotgun sequence genome harbors these coding sequences:
- the esd gene encoding S-formylglutathione hydrolase, with protein MALKQVSSNKCCGGFQKVFEHDSSELKCKMKFGIYLPPKAESGKCPVLYWLSGLTCTENNFITKSGSQKAASEHGIIIVAPDTSPRGCNIEGEDESWDFGTGAGFYVDATQDPWKTNYRMYSYVTEELPRLINSNFPVDPEKMSISGHSMGGHGALICALKNPGKYKAVSAFAPVCNPMQCAWGQKAFSGYLGAEKSTWEAYDATVLAASYSGPELDILIDQGRDDQFLSASQLLPDNLIAACSEKKIPVVFRLQQGYDHSYYFVFSFIDDHIKHHAKYLNV; from the exons ATGGCGTTAAAGCAGGTGTCGTCTAATAAGTGCTGCGGTGGATTCCAGAAAGTATTTGAGCATGACAG CTCGGAGCTAAAGTGCAAGATGAAATTTGGCATCTATCTTCCTCCAAAAGCTGAAAGTGGAAAATGCCCAGTGCTTTATTGGCTGTCTG gacTAACATGTACTGAGAATAATTTCATCACCAAATCAGGAAGCCAAAAAGCTGCTTCAGAGCACGGCATCATCATCGTTGCCCCGGATACAAGCCCAC GCGGCTGTAATATTGAAGGAGAAGATGAAAGCTGGGATTTCGGAACAGGAGCCGGTTTCTATGTCGACGCTACACAGGATCCGTGGAAAACCAACTATCGCATGTATTCTTATGTCACCGAGGAG ctgccGCGTTTAATAAACTCTAATTTCCCTGTTGATCCGGAGAAGATGTCCATCTCTGGCCATTCCATGGGTGGCCACGGTGCTCTCATCTGTGCTCTGAAGAATCCTGGGAAGTACAAG gctGTTTCTGCTTTTGCCCCAGTCTGTAACCCAATGCAGTGTGCTTGGGGGCAAAAGGCTTTTTCGGGCTACCTGGGAGCTGAAAAGTCCACCTGGGAG GCGTACGATGCCACAGTATTGGCCGCCTCGTACTCCGGTCCTGAATTGGACATTTTGATCGATCAGGGCCGTGATGACCAGTTTCTGTCGGCCAGTCAGCTGCTTCCTGATAATCTGATCGCTGCCTGTTCTGAAAAGAAAATCCCCGTCGTGTTTCGACTTCAGCAG GGTTATGACCACAGCTACTACTTTGTCTTCTCGTTCATTGATGACCACATCAAGCATCATGCAAAGTATCTGAACGTGTAA
- the LOC125141422 gene encoding keratin-associated protein 9-9-like: MTCCNQNNTMTCCNQNTTMTCCNQNTTMTCCNQNTTMTCCNQNTTMTCCNQNNTMTCCNQNTTMTCCNQNTTMTCCNQNTTMTCCNQNTTMTCCNQNTTMTCCNQNTTMTCCNQNTTMTCCNQNTTMTCCNQNTTMTCCNQNTTMTCCNQNTTMTCCNQNTTMTCCNQNTTMTCCNQNNTMTCCNQNNTMTCCNQNNTMTCCNQNNTMTCCNQNNTTTCCNQNTTTCCNQNNTMTCCNQNTTTTCCNQNTTTTCCNQNNTMTCCNQNNTTTCCNQNTTTTCFNQNKLL; encoded by the coding sequence ATGACCTGCTGTAATCAGAACAACACCATGACCTGCTGTAATCAGAACACCACCATGACCTGCTGTAATCAGAACACCACCATGACCTGCTGTAATCAGAACACCACCATGACCTGCTGTAATCAGAACACCACCATGACCTGCTGTAATCAGAACAACACCATGACCTGCTGTAATCAGAACACCACCATGACCTGCTGTAATCAGAACACCACCATGACCTGCTGTAATCAGAACACCACCATGACCTGCTGTAATCAGAACACCACCATGACCTGCTGTAATCAGAACACCACCATGACCTGCTGTAATCAGAACACCACCATGACCTGCTGTAATCAGAACACCACCATGACCTGCTGTAATCAGAACACCACCATGACCTGCTGTAATCAGAACACCACCATGACCTGCTGTAATCAGAACACCACCATGACCTGCTGTAATCAGAACACCACCATGACCTGCTGTAATCAGAACACCACCATGACCTGCTGTAATCAGAACACCACCATGACCTGCTGTAATCAGAACAACACCATGACCTGCTGTAATCAGAACAACACCATGACCTGCTGTAATCAGAACAACACCATGACCTGCTGTAATCAGAACAACACCATGACCTGCTGTAATCAGAACAACACCACGACCTGCTGTAATCAGAACACCACGACCTGCTGTAATCAGAACAACACCATGACCTGCTGTAATCAGAACACCACCACGACCTGCTGTAATCAGAACACCACCACGACCTGCTGTAATCAGAACAACACCATGACCTGCTGTAATCAGAACAACACCACGACCTGCTGTAATCAGAACACCACCACGACCTGCTTTAATCAGAACAAACTGCTTTAA